The Myxococcales bacterium genomic sequence CGATCGCGGACCCGAATGCGGCGAACTGTCTGGCGAGCGTGGGCGGGATGCCCCTCATCGAACGCACCTTGAGGGTGCTGGCGCGGGCGGGCGTCAACCGGGTCGGCGTGACCGTGGGCTGGCAGGCGCGCAGCGTGCAAGCGGCGGTACAGTCGTTCGTGGCGCGAACGCCCGAATTGGGACTCGACGTCTCGTTCTTCCACAATCCCGATTGGGAAAAGCCCAACGGCCTGTCCGTGCTGGCCGCGAGAAGCTTTCTTACGGAGCCGACCCTCCTGATGATGGCGGACCAGATCGCGGCGCCGCACCTCATCGAGGAGATGGTGGGCGGAGCGGCCCAGGGAGAGATCGTGTTGGCGATTGACCGCGAGGTGTCCCGTGTCTTCGACCTCGACGACGCCACGAAGGTGACGCTCGAGCGCAAGGGGGGGCGACTCATGGTCAAGGACATCAGCAAAAGCTTGCCCGCCCACGACGCGGTAAGCGCCGGGCTTTTCGTGGCAACGCCTGCCTTGATCGCCTGCCTCGACGAGTTGTCGGAGCCTTCTCTCACCGAGGCGGTGGCGCTGGCTGCCTCTGCCGGCCGCGTGACCGCCCACGACGTGGAAGGTGCGTTGTGGCAGGACGTCGATTCCGACGACATGCGGCTGCATGCCGACTGGTTGCTGAGGGTCTACGGTGAGTCTCTCAACCAGCCCGCGATGAAGGCCTCCGGTCGCACCGCGGCCTCGGACACCTTGGCGTTGATTGCGCAGCTGATGGCCGAGAAGGATACGCCGCGCTACACGCTCCTCAATCCCGGGCCCGTCATGACCTCGGCGCGCGTGAAGGCTGCTCTGGTGCACCCGGACCTGTGCCACCGCGACGGCGATTACTCGTCCGTCGTGAAGCGGTTGCGCGAGAAGCTACGGCCAGTGTTTCGGGGTAGCCCTCGGCACGAGGTCATCTTGCTGACGGGATCGGGAACCGCGGCGATGGAGCTGGCGATATCCTCGACGGTGCCCGCAGGGAAGAAGCTGCTGGTGGTGAGCAACGGGGCATTCGGCGAGCGCATGATCGAGGTGGGCGCGGTGCATGGCATGTCTGTCGAGGCGCTGCGGTGCCCCTGGGGCGAGCTTCCCGCAGCCGAGGAGGTGGAGGCCCGGCTCGCCGCCGACCCGGACATCGCGGTGGTGGCCATGGTGCACCACGAGACCTCGGTGGGAGTGCTGAACCCCGTGACCGCGGTGGGAGAGGCGTGTGCGCGCCACGATCGGCTCTTCATCGTCGACATGGTCTCGTCCCTTGGCGCCGAGGACATCGACGTGGTGCGGGACCACATCGACATCGCCTACGCCTCGGCGAACAAGTGCCTGCACTCCGTGGCGGGTGTGGCCTTCGCCTGCATATCGCCGCGCGTGTGGCCTCGCATCGAGCAGCTGCCACCCCGGTCGTTCTACCTTTCGCTCGCCCGCTACGAGCACTACCTGCAACAGCTCAACCAAACCCCGTTTACGCCGGCGGTTTCGGCCTTTTTGGCGCTCGAGGCGGCGGTTGACGAGTTCACCGAGCGCGGTGGCCTCGAGGCGCGGCGCAACGCGTACCGCCTGCGGAACCTCAGGGTTCGGCAGGTTCTCACCCAGCTTGGTTTCCATTCGTTCACGAACACGGGCCACGAGTCCGTCAGCATCTGCACGATGCGCGTGCCGGACTTTCTCCGGGTGGATGAGGTGTATGACCTCCTGAAGGAGCGGGGGTTCATTGCGTACAAATGCAAGGGCAGTCTCGCCGGTTCGTACATGCAGGTGGCGAATATGGGAGAGCTCACCGATGCCGACCTCGATGGGTTTTTGGCGGCTGTCACGGAGATCGTCAAAGCCGCCCGGGCGACCCCGCAGGGAGCCCCGTCTCCACGGCGCGCCGCGCTGAAGTTGGTCTAGTCGGGCGCTGCTGCGTTCCAGAAACGCCAGAGGGTCTCGCGCTTCTCCGTTGACAACGAACGTGCCCATTCGTAAACCCTTACGTAAGCGTAAGGGTTCGATATGGACGTTCCTGCACATAGCCTCTCGTACCTCAAGGTGGGAGATCTGGCGCGTCGCACCGGGAAGACGGTGCGCGCCATCCACCTCTACGAGGAGCTGGGGCTGTTGACGCCGATCCGTTCCAAAGGGGGGTACCGGCTCTATCCAGTCCGGGCGGTGGACCGTGTCGAGTGGATCCAAAAACTGCAGGACATGGGCTTTTCCCTCACGGAAATCAAACACTTCCTCCAGCTGTGGGAGGCCAGCGCCACGGCGCCCAGCGCCATGCAGACCGTGCGAGAGATCTTTTCCGACAAGCTGCGAGAAACGAAGGAGACGCTCGAGCGTCTCACAAAGCTCGCGCGCGAACTCGAAGAGAGCCTGACCTACCTCGATAGCTGCAAGTCCTGCGAGCCCGTTCATACACCCGAGCAGTGCGGGTGCTGCGACATCCATGGCCACGAGGGGCAGGCGCCTCTGCTGGTCGATGGCATCACTCGACATTAGGAGATTTCGATTCATGGCTTTGAAGCTGCCCGTCTACATGGACAACAACGCCACCACCCGCCTCGACCCGCGGGTGCTCGAGGCGATGATGCCGTTTTTTACCGAGCATTTCGGCAACGCCGCGAGCCGCTCGCACGCCTTTGGCTGGGAGGCTGAAAAAGCGGTGGAACTGGCCCGCAATCAAGTGGGCGAGAGCATCGGCGCCACGGGCAAAGAGATCGTATGGACCTCGGGCGCGACCGAGTCCGACAACCTCGCGATCAAGGGTGCGGCTCACTTTTACCGAGACCGTGGCAATCACATCATCACCTCGCAGACCGAGCACAAGGCCGTGCTGGATACCTGCAAGCGCCTCGAGAAGGAGGGCTTCGAGGTGACCTACCTGCCCACAGAGGCGGACGGTCGCATCAGCCCCGAGTCGGTCGAGCGGGCGATGACCGAAAAGACCATCCTGGTCTCGATCATGCTTGCGAACAATGAAGTGGGCGTGGTCAACCCGATCGCCGAGATCGGTGACCGCGTCAAAGCCCGCAAGGCGCTCTTCCACGTGGACGCCGTGCAGGGGCACGGGCGGATCCCTTTCGACGTGGACGCCTGCAAGGTAGACCTGGCCTCGTTGACGGCGCACAAGATGTACGGCCCCAAGGGCGTCGGTGCACTTTATGTTCGCCGTAAGCCGCGGATTCGTCTCGAGGCCATGATCGACGGAGGCGGCCACGAGCGCGGCATGCGTTCGGGAACCCTGAACGTGCCCGGCATCGTGGGCTTCGGGAAGGCGGCGGCCCTGTGCACGGAGCTCATGCCCGAGGAGGCGCGGCGCACGTTCGAGCTGCGCGAGCGGTTGCGCAAAGGCATCCAAAGCCGCGTGAGTGATACGTTC encodes the following:
- a CDS encoding aminotransferase class V-fold PLP-dependent enzyme, whose protein sequence is MSSSSLSPLRSPLRRALVLAAGRGRPIADPNAANCLASVGGMPLIERTLRVLARAGVNRVGVTVGWQARSVQAAVQSFVARTPELGLDVSFFHNPDWEKPNGLSVLAARSFLTEPTLLMMADQIAAPHLIEEMVGGAAQGEIVLAIDREVSRVFDLDDATKVTLERKGGRLMVKDISKSLPAHDAVSAGLFVATPALIACLDELSEPSLTEAVALAASAGRVTAHDVEGALWQDVDSDDMRLHADWLLRVYGESLNQPAMKASGRTAASDTLALIAQLMAEKDTPRYTLLNPGPVMTSARVKAALVHPDLCHRDGDYSSVVKRLREKLRPVFRGSPRHEVILLTGSGTAAMELAISSTVPAGKKLLVVSNGAFGERMIEVGAVHGMSVEALRCPWGELPAAEEVEARLAADPDIAVVAMVHHETSVGVLNPVTAVGEACARHDRLFIVDMVSSLGAEDIDVVRDHIDIAYASANKCLHSVAGVAFACISPRVWPRIEQLPPRSFYLSLARYEHYLQQLNQTPFTPAVSAFLALEAAVDEFTERGGLEARRNAYRLRNLRVRQVLTQLGFHSFTNTGHESVSICTMRVPDFLRVDEVYDLLKERGFIAYKCKGSLAGSYMQVANMGELTDADLDGFLAAVTEIVKAARATPQGAPSPRRAALKLV
- a CDS encoding MerR family transcriptional regulator; this encodes MDVPAHSLSYLKVGDLARRTGKTVRAIHLYEELGLLTPIRSKGGYRLYPVRAVDRVEWIQKLQDMGFSLTEIKHFLQLWEASATAPSAMQTVREIFSDKLRETKETLERLTKLARELEESLTYLDSCKSCEPVHTPEQCGCCDIHGHEGQAPLLVDGITRH
- a CDS encoding IscS subfamily cysteine desulfurase, producing MKLPVYMDNNATTRLDPRVLEAMMPFFTEHFGNAASRSHAFGWEAEKAVELARNQVGESIGATGKEIVWTSGATESDNLAIKGAAHFYRDRGNHIITSQTEHKAVLDTCKRLEKEGFEVTYLPTEADGRISPESVERAMTEKTILVSIMLANNEVGVVNPIAEIGDRVKARKALFHVDAVQGHGRIPFDVDACKVDLASLTAHKMYGPKGVGALYVRRKPRIRLEAMIDGGGHERGMRSGTLNVPGIVGFGKAAALCTELMPEEARRTFELRERLRKGIQSRVSDTFINGSLEHRLPGNLNISFAYIEGESLLMGLKDVAVSSGSACTSASLEPSYVLRALGVEEELAHTSIRFGIGRFNTEEEVDFVIDLVARKVSKLRELSPLYEMVQEGIDIKSIQWTAH